GAAGATCTTTGAGTTGTTTTAGCTCTTTTTGAAGGGCTTTAATACGGGATAATTCGTCGTCTGTTTGCACGGTTACACGGGTGTTCATTAAATCTTTACGGTCATATTTTTTAATCCATACGTTTATCGTACTAGATTGTATGCCGTAAGTTAAGGCAATTTGTCTTTTGGAATGGTTTCCTTTGGTAAGTTCTGCTAATACTTTGAGTTTAAAACTCTCACTATAACGTCTTACATATCCATCATTTTTATACATATACTTGTTGTTTTTTGTATACATATTTCAGGACGGGTCATTTTAATGCCATACGGTTTTGTATATGAAAAGTAGCAGATTTCTATGTGTTATTTTTCAATTTAGAAACAAAGATAGCAGAAAAGAACCAAACTTTAAATTTAGCTCTTAACTGCTATTTTTTATATACCGTGTTGGCAACTGGCTTTTAAACCTCTTTTAAATGGAATCTTATTTTTTGGATTTTATCATATTCCTTGATATAATCAGGATGTTCAGTTTTCATTAATCTATCCCAAAACCTAAAATACAAACCGTAATTTCCTACAAATTTTGAATGATGCATATTATGATATACCGAAGAATTGATAAATTCAAAAAGAAAAGAATTTCTAAACCATTTTGGAGCAATTTCATATCCTAAATGCCCATATACATTTATTGAAAAAGCACATAAACTAAATAGTAATAAAGATATTTTACTTATAGGAACGAAAAATAATATTATCACAACAAACATAGACTCCAGAATTACCTCTATTAAATGAAATGAATAAGATGTCCAAGGTGATGGATTGATGGATTGATGATGCAGAAAATGTGCTTTTTTATATAATTTTGGATGATGAATCGTTCTGTGCATCCAATAAAAATAAGTGTCATGTACTATTAATGCCAACACAATACTTGTTGGAATCCACCATATACTATAATCAGATATAGTACCATAAAATAAGGTATACTCTTTAAGTGGAGATTTTAGGATTACCAATCCAATCATTACTGCAATGAATGTTGTTTGTACAGAATGTAAAATTTCTCTAATAATACCCTTTTTCTTTGCCAAACGTAATTGTATTTTACTTTTTGAAAAGGTATTGGGATATAACTTATAAAAAATTAAAAATGGGATGCCAGCAAAAATAAAATATCTTGCTAGGTTTGTTATAAATGGGGTGATGTATTCTAATACGTTCATGATACTATTATTTGCTTTTTTTCCATTGTAAAGATTTGCTCATTAACCCAGAACTAATTTTTAATTCTAAGACCTCTTCTTTTGATATTATTTCTACATTATACCATTCCTTTCTTTTGACGGCATAAATTTTTCCAACCCATTTATTTCCTTCACTCCGAAGGTCTTTTAGGATAATTTTACCCATTTCAGCTTCCTCGTTGTTGGATGACTTTATTTTGCCTATCAACTGTTCACTTGAAAAGGAAATTTCAATTATCGTTTCTTCTTTTCCTGTTTTCCATAACCCTTCCAATGATTGTTGTGCAGATGTGTATACAATTGAAAACATCAGTAAGAACAAGGTTGTTAAAACCTTCATTTTAATTTTTAATAACTGAATCATAATAAATTTTTATTTTAAAGCTCTGGACAACTACGAGCCAAACCGTCAAAAGCACTGGTTGCTGTAGTACATTCCCATTCAAGAGAAAAATCAGGTGTGGTGGCAGGTGGCGAATATCTTTCAACACTATAAGTAATGGGTGTATTATCCAAAAGTGGTTTGCGATTGTTGTAAAATCCTCCATCCGAACCATCTAAATCTCCTATTTGCATCGTAATACCATCCTCTAATAGGATACCTGTAACCCATAATCCTTCTCCATAATCTTCTTCTAACCCTAACTCCCAATTTTGATACCCTTCACCATCTAATACCCAAGAGTGTTTTACCCACGAAGCTCCTGTATCATCAGCTTCCATCAATTCTTCGCCACTACCATTTAAATATACGGCATTAGGGTGAAAACAAGCTGTTTCTCCATTAATAGCAGTTGTACATTCTCCTGGTCCTACTTGCGCAGGTGCTAGTATTTGTCCTGATATTCTGTTTTGCGCATATACTGTAGCTCTTTTGGTAGCAGCATCTATATGCATATCATTAATTACTTGTATAGAAGCAGGCAAGCTAGGGTCATTCACTTCACTTACCCAATACGCATCGTGTTGATTTAGAATTGAAGAGGCTCTGGTAAATGTATTTTCTACGATGGTAATGGATTCTGCTGGGTAATTTTCAGATTGTAGTGTATTGATAAAAACATTATTTGCCGTTTCGTCGCATCTGGTTTCCGGATTTTCAGCCAAATCGTTTAAATAATTCGTAATAGTAGCTTTTTGACTTTCCACCAACTCATTTAAATCATTCGTTTCTTGTATCCCATTTGCTAGCCAACGTACTTGCTTATCTAAAGGGTCTAGATTTGCTAAGGTGGTTTCTGCTTCAACAATCTGTTGCGATTGACTACTATCGTCGTCATCTGAGCAACTTGTAAAGAAAGAGACTATTACTAAAGCTATTAGTACATTTACTGGTTAAGGTTTGATTTTCAGGACAGGTGTAGCTATCGTTTTCTTTTTTGTAAGTAAAGTGTTCTACGTTGTAATTAGGGTTAGGTGCTTGACTGCTTCTACCAATACCAGGAATAGCTACAAGAGTGTTAATACCTAAATGATCGGCGACATTAAATTCGCTAGCTGTATGATAGCCTTTGTCATATAGTGCAGTGAAGTTGGTGTGCCTAAGACTGGTCTTTGCACGTCTAAGCATAGTACCCATCGTTTTTTTATCATTGCTATTGGTAATTTTATAATCAATCAGTAATTTGTGTTTGTGATCTACTGTGGTTTGTGCGGTATAGCAAACTTCAGTGATGAGCCTGCGAACAATTTGGTGTCTGCTATCAGGATCAGTGGTTGATATTTGAGGGTTTTCACAAGAGTTGTCATTATCGAGTTGTTGCTTAATATGGTGGTACTTTGCTTTATGTGCCCTGTGGTTTTGGAGTTGCTTTTCGATGAGTTGTTTTTGATTGCTATGATCATCGTATGGTGCATCCCCGTCAGCGTTGGCTAAGGTTTGGTTGTGCTGATCTAACTTTTTATCAATATAAGCTAAATGACGTTCTATTTTCTTTTTATTGTAATTGTTTTTTTTAGAATTTTGAGCCCTTAGTTTGGTAGAATCCCCTGCAATAAGCAAGCCTCCAATTAGGTTAAAGTTTTTGGCTATTGCTACACTTTGTCTAAATACTGGCTTGATTGCTTTGGGATTGTTTTTTCTAAATCGGTTAATGGTGTTGTGGTCAGCTTTGAGATTGCCTAAGAGCCACATGAGTTCTACATTGCGATGACATTCTTTTTCTAAAGCACGTGAAGAACCTATACGGTTCATGTAGCCGTAGATGTATAGTTTGAGTAAATCACAGGGATTATAGGGTGGTTTACCAGTATGTGAGAGCATTTGAAAGCCTAATGCCTTTAGTTCTATAGCATCTACAAATACATCAATAAAGCGAACAGTATTTTCTGAGTCAATTAAATCATCTAAAGCAGTAGGAAAAAAACTGAGCTGATTGCGAGGGATTTTCTTAATATATTCCATAGCTTTAAAATACAACTTTTTAAGAAATCTAAAAAGAAAATTAAACAGAGTTTTGAGACAGTCTGACGGGCTTGTATATGAAAAGTAGCGGATTTTTAGGCACTAACTTTTCGGATTATAACTGACCTTTGTTTTATGGTTATACTTTCGTTTTATCACTTAAACCGCTATTACTTATAGCCCATGAGTACCATTTGACGTCTTTTTCAAAGAAGAAGTATTCGGCAGAATATAGTTAAGCGTGATGTTTACTTCTTGTTCGGGTGCATAACATTTTGTCGCGAAATAGTTATTTTTAAGGATTAACTTTTAAAAGCGACACCATTATGATTAGCGAAGAGGAATTTTTAGCCCAAGCCAAGAAGCGTTATCAAGCGATAGCAAAATTATCA
This window of the Flavobacteriaceae bacterium genome carries:
- a CDS encoding transposase, encoding MYKNDGYVRRYSESFKLKVLAELTKGNHSKRQIALTYGIQSSTINVWIKKYDRKDLMNTRVTVQTDDELSRIKALQKELKQLKDLLIKKDLDKLVNDSYLEVAAENLGYKNVEELKKNLNIKP
- a CDS encoding sterol desaturase family protein, which encodes MNVLEYITPFITNLARYFIFAGIPFLIFYKLYPNTFSKSKIQLRLAKKKGIIREILHSVQTTFIAVMIGLVILKSPLKEYTLFYGTISDYSIWWIPTSIVLALIVHDTYFYWMHRTIHHPKLYKKAHFLHHQSINPSPWTSYSFHLIEVILESMFVVIILFFVPISKISLLLFSLCAFSINVYGHLGYEIAPKWFRNSFLFEFINSSVYHNMHHSKFVGNYGLYFRFWDRLMKTEHPDYIKEYDKIQKIRFHLKEV
- a CDS encoding DUF2147 domain-containing protein; the encoded protein is MIQLLKIKMKVLTTLFLLMFSIVYTSAQQSLEGLWKTGKEETIIEISFSSEQLIGKIKSSNNEEAEMGKIILKDLRSEGNKWVGKIYAVKRKEWYNVEIISKEEVLELKISSGLMSKSLQWKKSK
- a CDS encoding transposase, with the translated sequence MEYIKKIPRNQLSFFPTALDDLIDSENTVRFIDVFVDAIELKALGFQMLSHTGKPPYNPCDLLKLYIYGYMNRIGSSRALEKECHRNVELMWLLGNLKADHNTINRFRKNNPKAIKPVFRQSVAIAKNFNLIGGLLIAGDSTKLRAQNSKKNNYNKKKIERHLAYIDKKLDQHNQTLANADGDAPYDDHSNQKQLIEKQLQNHRAHKAKYHHIKQQLDNDNSCENPQISTTDPDSRHQIVRRLITEVCYTAQTTVDHKHKLLIDYKITNSNDKKTMGTMLRRAKTSLRHTNFTALYDKGYHTASEFNVADHLGINTLVAIPGIGRSSQAPNPNYNVEHFTYKKENDSYTCPENQTLTSKCTNSFSNSLFLYKLLR